One window from the genome of Oreochromis niloticus isolate F11D_XX linkage group LG20, O_niloticus_UMD_NMBU, whole genome shotgun sequence encodes:
- the LOC109196111 gene encoding nectin-4 isoform X2 — MGSCSQEKEKQMVDLFAFSRAVISGKIEMGRFFLAPCLVLLAVLLLGSGADALQVIGGSVTVVQGDTAILPCKLRLIDSTEDLTQITWQKRTREKPSNDNFITVGPSQEPQFVHRRDDRFKYIGNFNDKNGTLQLSNVALKDEGSYTCIFTLFPGGTKKTEIPLKVTVPPFTSVMDNLPTLGTEEVLFVTCTAAGSRPPAEVRWLTGVLGDKLRTTTNYIHYGNGTTTTVSSLFGVPTREINGHQVQCVISSHAISTEETLPFIIQVYFSPTEVNMKAISGHSFECVTEANPNANFTWSRYGQSLLPSVVKVEGAKLQVLSLTSDLNGLYQCEASNTYGRKYGQLYVHVASEACSAAWALFGVLLSLNVIGAAAWCFHKSGHFQRCLEESTSIYSMCSIKCCSPDIKDQYHDHMQKR; from the exons ATGGGTAGCTGCtcgcaggaaaaagaaaagcaaatggTGGACTTGTTTGCGTTTTCGAGAGCAGTTATTTCAGGAAAAATTGAAATGGGTCGTTTCTTTTTGGCACCTTGCCTGGTGCTGCTGGCTGTGCTCCTGCTGGGCAGCGGTGCTGACG CTCTGCAGGTGATTGGTGGAAGCGTGACAGTGGTTCAAGGAGATACAGCTATCTTACCTTGCAAACTCAGACTCATTGACTCCACGGAAGACTTGACACAGATTACCTGGCAGAAGAGGACCAGAGAAAAACCCAGTAATGACAATTTTATAACTGTCGGACCAAGTCAAGAACCCCAGTTTGTCCATAGACGTGATGATCGATTTAAATACATCGGGAATTTTAATGACAAAAATGGAACTCTCCAGTTATCCAATGTTGCCCTGAAGGATGAAGGCAGCTACACGTGCATCTTCACCTTGTTTCCCGGTGGAACTAAGAAGACTGAAATACCGCTAAAAGTTACTG TGCCTCCTTTCACAAGTGTGATGGACAATCTTCCCACTTTGGGCACAGAAGAGGTTTTATTTGTTACGTGCACAGCTGCGGGCTCCAGGCCTCCTGCAGAGGTGAGGTGGCTCACTGGTGTTTTGGGAGACAAATTGAGGACGACAACAAATTACATCCATTATGGCAATGGTACGACTACCACAGTCAGCTCTCTGTTTGGTGTACCTACCAGAGAGATTAACGGCCACCAGGTCCAGTGTGTCATCAGCAGTCACGCCATATCTACAGAAGAAACCCTGCCCTTCATCATACAGGTCTACT TCTCTCCCACAGAAGTGAACATGAAAGCAATTTCAGGGCACTCATTTGAGTGTGTGACAGAAGCCAACCCAAATGCAAACTTCACCTGGAGCAG ATATGGCCAGTCTTTACTACCATCTGTTGTAAAAGTAGAGGGTGCAAAGCTACAAGTGCTGAGTCTGACCTCTGATCTTAATGGCCTCTATCAGTGTGAAGCATCTAACACATATGGAAGAAAATACGGTCAGCTCTATGTGCATGTGGCATCAG AAGCATGCTCTGCTGCTTGGGCCTTATTTGGTGTTTTGCTTTCCCTGAATGTCATTGGAGCAGCAGCATGGTGCTTTCATAAATCTGGACATTTTCAAAGGTGCTTAGAAGAATCAACCTCAATATACTCAATGTGTAGCATAAAATGTTGTTCTCCTGACATTAAAGATCAGTATCATGATCACATGCAGAAGAGGTAG